The following proteins are co-located in the Malassezia restricta chromosome II, complete sequence genome:
- a CDS encoding long-chain acyl-CoA synthetase — MRFTKEEIEARWAAHIEKQMVEIPGTQRPGFSPVYRNAAFPMNPPMTNPYDSFMNHLKEKPDANCLGHRPFDEGKGDLADYYSWRSYADVAKELTDLGSALSKFQEEGLLKPRPNDKNISEPGLTNFTVAYWGANRPESMITMLSQHSYTRQSVLLYDNFDAAGSCYILQHSVTRVLLCPSKYVPIVLRNADKLPALKVIVLIDRPGSASATLGELSKLQLVREWAAMHGIEVRNYKEVLDIGARHPYPHVPNKDLNNLSTLCYTSGTTGLPKGVRVTTRGLLEGLEGLRWVISDRELVSISYLPLAHIYERGWETFVLYMGGSIGYFSGQIERLMEDLQILQPTVMPSVPRVLNRIAGQIQMQMDAPGLKGKLLTKAVHAKLENYHKTGSVTHALWDRLVFRKVRALLGGQVELILTGSAPCRRDVLELLRIALCTDIREGYGQTENNAYASIMGPGDRRVGCVGPVNPGVELRLRDCPELGYTSQDKPCPRGEIVLRSNSVFDGYEGDEKKTKETLMPGEDGKGPWLLTGDVGRIDEYGRLQIIDRVKNLIKLAQGEYIAIEKVESVFSSLPLVQQVWLYGDSFQPHLVAVAVPEPSVFAPFASKVLGQTVSPTDAAALESAVNDSRVVEAVLREFVKLGKTQKLGTLEQMRALKLRMEPFSPDNGLMTPTLKVKRQEAAKVLKADLDELYRREPINLNNIKI, encoded by the coding sequence ATGAGGTTCACGAAGGAGGAAATCGAAGCCCGCTGGGCTGCTCACATCGAAAAGCAGATGGTTGAGATCCCAGGCACGCAAAGACCCGGCTTCTCTCCCGTGTACCGCAACGCTGCCTTTCCCATGAATCCCCCGATGACGAACCCGTACGACAGCTTCATGAATCATCTGAAGGAGAAGCCCGATGCCAACTGCTTGGGCCATCGCCCATTTGATGAGGGAAAGGGTGATCTTGCTGACTACTACAGCTGGCGTAGTTATGCAGATGTCGCGAAAGAGCTGACAGACCTTGGCTCAGCTCTATCCAAGTTTCAAGAGGAGGGTCTGTTGAAGCCGCGCCCGAACGATAAGAACATCTCGGAGCCCGGTCTGACGAACTTCACCGTCGCATACTGGGGCGCCAACCGGCCCGAGTCCATGATCACCATGCTCTCGCAGCATTCGTACACTCGCCAGTCGGTGCTCTTGTACGATAACTTTGACGCCGCTGGCTCGTGCTACatcctgcagcacagcgTAACTCGTGTGCTGCTGTGCCCCTCGAAGTATGTGCCCATTGTGCTGCGCAATGCCGACAAGCTTCCGGCCCTCAAAGTCATTGTCCTGATTGACCGGCCAGGCAGTGCCAGCGCCACGCTGGGCGAACTGAGCAAGCTCCAGCTCGTACGCGAATGGGCcgcgatgcatggcatTGAAGTGAGGAATTACAAAGAGGTGCTTGACATCGGTGCACGTCACCCTTATCCGCACGTGCCCAACAAGGACCTCAACAACCTGTCGACGTTGTGCTACACGAGTGGCACGACGGGTCTGCCCAAGGGTGTGCGTGTGACGACTCGCGGCCTGCTAGAGGGTCTGGAAGGTCTGCGATGGGTCATTTCTGACCGGGAGCTGGTGTCGATTTCGTACCTGCCTCTCGCGCATATTTACGAGCGGGGCTGGGAGACCTTTGTCTTGTACATGGGCGGCTCGATCGGCTACTTCTCGGGTCAGATTGAGCGCTTGATGGAAGATCTCCAGATTCTCCAGCCCACAGTGATGCCCAGCGTGCCTCGTGTGCTCAACCGCATTGCAGGCCAGATTCAAATGCAGATGGACGCTCCTGGTCTGAAGGGCAAGCTGCTCACCAAGGCGGTTCATGCCAAATTGGAGAACTATCACAAGACAGGCTCGGTGACTCACGCTCTGTGGGACCGACTTGTGTTCCgcaaggtgcgtgcgctACTCGGTGGCCAAGTCGAACTGATCTTGACTGGCAGTGCTCCCTGCCGTCGAgatgtgctggagctgcttcgCATTGCTCTTTGCACTGATATTCGTGAGGGCTACGGACAGACTGAGAACAACGCGTACGCCTCGATCATGGGCCCAGGCGACAGGCGCGTCGGCTGTGTGGGTCCTGTGAACCCTGGTGTAGAGCTTCGCCTGCGCGACTGCCCCGAGTTGGGCTACACGTCGCAAGACAAGCCGTGCCCCCGTGGTGAAATTGTGCTGCGCTCGAACAGTGTGTTTGACGGCTACGAGGGAGACGAGAAGAAGACGAAGGAGACGCTCATGCCCGGCGAAGACGGTAAGGGTCCGTGGCTCCTGACAGGGGATGTGGGTCGTATCGATGAATACGGACGTCTGCAAATCATCGACCGCGTGAAGAACCTGATCAAGCTCGCTCAAGGTGAATACATCGCGATCGAGAAGGTCGAGAGTGTGTTTTCGTCGCTGCCGTTGGTGCAGCAGGTGTGGCTGTACGGTGACTCATTCCAGCCGCACCTGGTGGCTGTGGCCGTGCCCGAGCCCAGTGTGTTTGCTCCATTCGCCAGCAAGGTGCTGGGCCAGACTGTGAGCCCGaccgacgccgcggcgctcgaaTCGGCTGTGAACGACAGCCGCGTCGTTGAGGCTGTGCTTCGCGAATTTGTGAAGCTGGGTAAGACGCAAAAGCTCGGTACACTCGAGCAGATGCGGGCTCTTAAGCTGCGCATGGAACCCTTCTCGCCCGATAACGGTCTCATGACGCCTACGCTCAAGGTCAAGCGCCAGGAAGCTGCCAAGGTGCTCAAGGCTGACctcgacgagctgtacCGCCGTGAGCCCATCAATTTGAACAACATCAAGATATGA
- a CDS encoding squalene monooxygenase: MSEAYDVIVVGAGVVGAALSTSLGRAGRRVLVLERDMSEPDRIVGELLQPGGVRALQLLGLADALEGIDAVQTLGYQIFLSPEENVRIQYPHIAELPSRYGRSEPLGQDMHYEGRSFHHGHFIMSLRARMHAQKNVTAIEAAVTSLVHDAHDQRVLGVRTNTASYYAPITIVADGIFSKFRKEYGGAYQPKVWSHFVGIELPPDAVLTPKHGHVILNQKAAKKNAQNHQVGPALVYQIGSDVTRLLVDVPGPVLPSASNGALQRYLSSVVVPCLPSKIGSALAQELEKGARLRTMPNSFLPPSMQGMRQQQFGLIVVGDAMNMRHPLTGGGMTVAFWDCVYLTHILGTGAWSPLDAYDDSFPVPTSARDLSNWTEVQSMLRAWHWKRKKLASVINILAMSLYSLFGVPNDHLTILRTGCFRYFERGGDCVRGPISLLAGLAPDPLLLVYHFFAVAVYSVLLMFRGDLFVPIGAVSKEHAKPQRPSFLQWPALCARAIMVMTYACFVIFPVIYTETCTNIATASYHTFLRNSCWLLAVAGLGLAVVYRHTTM; encoded by the coding sequence ATGAGCGAAGCGTACGACGTGATTGTCGTGGGCGCCGGCGTGGTCGGTGCGGCGCTGTCCACATCGCTGGGTCGTGCTGGTCGGCgtgtgctggtgctggaaCGTGATATGAGCGAGCCGGACCGCATTGTCGGAGAGCTGCTACAGCCTGGCGGCGTGCGGGctctgcagctgctcggcctcgccgatgccctcgagggcatcgacgccgtgcaGACTCTGGGCTACCAAATCTTCCTCAGTCCTGAAGAGAATGTACGGATCCAGTACCCCCACATCGCCGAGCTGCCTTCGCGGTACGGCCGCAGTGAGCCGCTGGGCCAGGACATGCATTATGAGGGCCGCTCCTTCCATCACGGGCACTTTATCATGTCtctgcgcgcgcgcatgcatgcacAGAAAAACGTGACGGCCATAGAGGCTGCTGTCACGTCGcttgtgcacgacgcccacgaccAACGCGTACTCGGCGTCCGAACGAATACCGCCTCATACTACGCACCTATCACGATTGTCGCGGACGGCATCTTCTCCAAGTTCAGGAAAGAGTACGGTGGAGCGTACCAACCCAAGGTCTGGTCGCATTTCGTCGGCATTGAGCTGCCGCCTGATGCTGTGCTGACGCCCAagcacggccatgtcaTTCTCAACCAGAAAGCCGCCAAAAAGAACGCGCAGAACCACCAGGTTGGTCCGGCACTCGTGTACCAAATTGGCTCAGACGTCACACGGCTTCTCGTCGATGTGCCTGGTCCCGTACTGCCATCTGCCTCGAATGGCGCTCTCCAGCGGTACCtgagcagcgtcgtcgtgccgTGTCTGCCGTCCAAAATCGGCTCAGCATTGGCGCAAGAACTAGAAAAGGGGGCGCGTTTGCGCACTATGCCCAACAGCTTCTTGCCTCCTAGCATGCAAGGAATGCGGCAGCAACAATTTGGCTTGATTGTCGTCGGCGATGCCATGAACATGCGTCATCCACTCACAGGCGGCGGTATGACTGTCGCATTTTGGGACTGCGTGTACCTGACACATATTCTGGGTACCGGGGCGTGGTCTCCGCTGGACGCTTACGATGACTCGTTCCCCGTGCCCACATCCGCTCGCGATTTGAGCAACTGGACGGAAGTCCAGTCCATGCTGCGAGCTTGGCACTggaagaggaagaagctgGCAAGTGTCATCAACATCCTGGCCATGTCGCTCTACAGCTTGTTCGGTGTGCCCAACGATCATCTCACGATTCTTCGCACAGGTTGCTTCCGCTACTTtgagcgcggcggcgacTGTGTGCGCGGCCCGATCAGTCTGCTGGCTGGCCTGGCACCCGACCCCTTGCTACTTGTGTACCACTTcttcgccgtcgccgtATACAGCGTGCTCCTCATGTTCCGGGGTGACTTGTTCGTGCCTATCGGTGCTGTATCAAAAGAGCATGCCAAGCCACAGCGTCCTTCCTTCTTACAATGGCCCGCCCTGTGTGCCCGCGCGATCATGGTGATGACCTATGCATGCTTTGTCATTTTCCCCGTGATATACACGGAAACATGTACGAACATTGCTACGGCATCCTACCATACATTCCTAAGGAATTCGTGTTGGTTGCTGGCAGTCGCGGGCCTGGGGCTGGCTGTAGTTTATCGTCATACCACAATGTAA
- a CDS encoding U3 small nucleolar RNA-associated protein 23 — protein MRQKRAKTYRRLVHQYVLYYRFREPFQVLIDDTFAESLVRLNVQEPLKQLGMVLQAKVKPMITQCCMAALYEAEMHSQGDEKQMYKRVIALAKEWERRKCNHKETQPPIECLSSVIGPVNQHRYVLAADSASVRRAHRRQVPGLPMLHYSQSVLILEPMSDVTERHIAHLEQSRSALDPEEQRLLPTMPAPAPAPAPKRKRAKGPNPLSVKKKKAAPAAAPPTPAASVKRRRHKKRGRGSTVQ, from the coding sequence ATGCGACAGAAGCGCGCCAAGACGTATCGTCGCCTGGTGCATCAGTATGTGTTGTATTATCGCTTCCGTGAGCCGTTCCAGGTCCTGATAGACGATACATTTGCCGAGTCTCTTGTGCGTCTGAATGTGCAAGAGCCGCTCAAGCAGCTTGGCATGGTGCTGCAAGCCAAAGTGAAGCCTATGATCACGCAGTGCTGTATGGCCGCGCTGTACGAGGCCGAGATGCACTCACAGGGGGATGAAAAGCAGATGTACAAGCGAGTGATTGCGCTCGCGAAGGAGTGGGAGCGTCGAAAGTGCAATCACAAAGAGACGCAGCCACCGATCGAGTGCCTGTCTTCTGTCATTGGCCCGGTCAATCAGCATCGATACGTGCTCGCGGCCGATAGTGCTTctgtgcgccgcgcgcaccgccgccaaGTGCCTGGACTTCCGATGCTGCACTACTCACAAAGTGTTCTGATCCTGGAGCCTATGAGTGATGTGACGGAGCGGCATATTGCGCATCTCGAGCAGTCGAGATCCGCCTTGGACCCGGAAgagcagcgcctcttgccgacgatgccagcgccagcgccagcgcccgCGCCGAAGCGGAAGCGGGCCAAGGGTCCGAACCCGCTCAGCGTcaagaagaaaaaggccgcgccggcagcggcgccgccgacaCCTGCCGCCTCTGTCaagcgacgacgccacAAGAAACGGGGCCGCGGCTCTACTGTACAATAG
- a CDS encoding nuclear pore complex protein Nup155 — protein MSEAAATQLDERLSDAQRLLEKWCQPGALTLPEVKARLPSRDAPYEEHTQPDDAWTGFRVRRRLPIPGMVFETITSRAPVATLALFPEIARACITVEKRLYLWDYARGEHAFEFHELPSDDLILSVGLVRARPGVFVDTIQHVLVLSIGPTAVEGRRVVLLGIQTTDTGIKLYETGMQASTNGVVMRSIHGTDTGRVFCVGSDHCVHELVYQAQEGWFYSRCYLHNITQPHLANLLPSFFKADKKISMVSVDNARRLLYVLRDGDQIDVYALGHGRVPSHTGSMYGVTRQAGLLHSQQQVGPIIWLGPTEPDPRSSVCLVAVTERGYRLYLDDFQRRSWAQLAVRIPPGTQPCRATSALYADGVFLCACASGSDAQLYAVGPSTPASNTTLTYASGMHPAWQEGATLIPLGVGGAPPVLAEAPHHTLLHGAVSRPCAAQVMAPARTFYVLDANGLTEIVERRPADVLSYLLLGSAASVASVASAPAMVDFFSRHGPVEACMCALALAAQHPYMATSRPDDVAHAIRVFFGPLGAWPAEQRVPAPLHAPRSARLEALACYLACLVRPVWLEPLVPAAFVDAKPSGAPPVVGRLAGVLTHLAPLHAFLQRHTQLFDDERAERLGALLTRTMEACHFVLFLADHHLGPLAQALSPGMRAKLTSLTLAGLVATSEGRSVAQALVTALIESQSGARASVDAIAEALQAQCASFCSADDVRQYKASECLRHAVELDARLRAESSDSTAVTDELAHSLRLLLPGAAHLPWDKFEHVCTTYEQLRYATGVVALGLASAHAVDPADAAVSFRADGCPADEPMSHRHAMYALRRRIYALVLRALRDDAEAMRQALASDDALFHEELYTYMIAHGKTSELLSTPTPFLEDFLQGTPVLLDGQSLETYERRLRDLLWQWYVRQGEYLAAAQTLDALAHTDTYALHLYERIEYLALAVGNAKSVRQTAAYDLVGFATQLEEDLEVAQVQAKILSALPPVETLELDDTREHTRETAALLDRSLMDITTLYRHVAEPFGLLEEQLLILHTAQYHDASLVASLWEALVAREHNASAPAQAHRAVAALVTDVYVRLGGSHIACAVDIVLSLLERYAYDTYVVAQLGEQPAPSSLHWHAFTKGAGLPPGWAPRVLLEAGAPPDALFHVLQGLLSTAPAPWNTHTGVGYLLPDLADLVDAWLRRAEHDRHVRFPAHEVEQALNDAVLQLTTRRFTRTDDALDARIEHIQALVHRVRRRF, from the coding sequence ATGAGCGAGGcggctgcgacgcagctcgacgagcgcttGAGTGATGCGCAACGGCTGCTGGAGAAGTGGTGTCAGCCTGGTGCGCTGACGCTCCCTGAAGTCAAGGCGCGGCTGCCGtcgcgtgatgcgccgtaCGAAGAGCACACGCAGCCAGACGATGCATGGACAGGCTTCcgtgtgcggcgcaggctgCCGATACCCGGGATGGTGTTTGAGACCATCACAAGTCGTGCGCCTGTGGCTACGCTGGCCCTGTTTCCCGAGATTGCGCGTGCCTGCATCACGGTGGAGAAGCGCTTGTATTTGTGGGACTATGCCCGCGGGGAGCATGCGTTTGAGTTTCACGAGCTGCCGAGCGACGATCTGATTTTGTCCGTCGGCctcgtgcgcgcgcgcccgGGCGTGTTTGTCGATACGATCCAGCATGTGCTGGTGCTCTCGATCGGCCcgacggccgtcgagggccGCCGCGTGGTGCTGCTGGGTATCCAGACCACGGACACCGGCATCAAGCTGTACGAGACGGGCATGCAGGCCTCGACGAATGGCGtcgtgatgcgctcgatccaCGGCACAGACACCGGGCGCGTGTTCTGTGTCGGCAGCGACCATTgtgtgcacgagctcgtgtACCAGGCGCAGGAGGGCTGGTTCTACTCGCGGTGCTACCTGCACAACATCACGCAGCCGCACCTCGCCAACCTGCTCCCTTCGTTTTTCAAGGCGGACAAGAAGATATCCATGGTGTCCGTCGACaatgcgcggcgcctcctGTACGTGTTGCGCGACGGCGACCAGATTGACGTGTACGCCCTGGGCCATGGGCGTGTGCCATCGCATACCGGCAGCATGTACGGCGTGACGCGCCAGGCGGGGCTCCTGCACTcgcagcagcaggtcgGTCCGATCATATGGCTCGGCCCGACCGAGCCGGAcccgcgctcgagcgtgtgCCTCGTGGCGGTGACGGAGCGCGGCTACCGTCTGTACCTCGACGACttccagcgccgctcgtgggcgcagctggccgtgcgcatccCGCCCGGCACGCAGCCGTGCCgtgcgacgtcggcgctgTACGCGGACGGCGTGTTTCTCTGCGCCTGTgcgagcggcagcgacgcccaGCTGTACGCCGTCgggccgtcgacgccggcgtcgaACACGACCCTGACGTATGCCTCCGGCATGCATCCCGCGTGGCAGGAGGGCGCGACACTCATTCcgctcggcgtcggcggcgcaccgcccgtgctggccgaggcccCGCACCacacgctgctgcacggcgccgtcaGCCGGCcgtgtgcggcgcaggtCATGGCGCCCGCGCGCACGTTCTACGTGCTAGATGCGAACGGCCTGACCGAGATCGTGGAGCGCCGCCCCGCCGACGTGCTGAGCTATCTCTTGctcggcagcgccgcgtccgtcgcCTCCgtcgcgtcggcgccggccaTGGTCGACTTTTTCAGCCGCCACGGCCCAGTGGAGGCGTGTATGTGTGCCTTGGCcctggcggcgcagcatccGTACATGGCGACGAGTCGGCcggacgacgtggcgcatgcgatcCGGGTGTTCTTCGGACCGCTGGGCGCGTGGCCGGCAGAGCAGCGAgtgccggcgccgctgcacgcgccgcgctccgcgcgcctcgaggcgctcgcgtgCTACCtggcgtgcctcgtgcGCCCCGTGTGGCTcgagccgctcgtgccggCTGCCTTTGTGGACGCGAAGCCGTCGGGCGCGCCGCCAGTCGTGGGGCGCCTAGCGGGCGTGCTCACGCAtctcgcgccgctgcacgcgttcctgcagcggcacacgcagctgTTTGACGACGAGCGGGCGGAGCGCCTCGGTGCGCTGCTCACTCGCACGATGGAGGCGTGTCACTTTGTCTTGTTCCTCGCCGACCACCACCTGGGCccgctggcgcaggcgctctcGCCGGGAATGCGCGCGAAGCTGACGTCGCTGACGCTCGCGGGACTTGTCGCGACGAGCGAGGGCCGcagcgtggcgcaggcgctggtCACGGCGCTCATCGAGTCGcagagcggcgcgcgcgcgagtgTCGATGCGattgccgaggcgctccagGCGCAGTGCGCGAGCTtctgcagcgccgacgacgtgcggcaGTACAAGGCGTCCGAgtgcctgcgccacgccgtcgagctggatgcgcgGCTGCGGGCGGAGAGCAGCGATAGCACGGCGGTGACGGACGAGCTGGCGCACAGCCTTCGGCTGCTCCTGccgggcgcggcgcatctgCCGTGGGACAAGTTCGAGCACGTGTGCACGACgtacgagcagctgcggTACGCGacgggcgtcgtggcgctcgGCCTGGCGAGTGCGCACGCGGTCGACCCCGCCGATGCGGCCGTGTCGTTCCGTGCCGATGGGTGCCCCGCGGACGAGCCGATGTCGCACCGCCATGCCATGTacgcgctgcgccgacgcatctatgcgctcgtgctgcgtgcgctgcgcgacgatgcggaGGCGAtgcggcaggcgctcgcgagTGACGATGCGCTGTTCCACGAAGAGCTGTACACGTACATGATCGCGCATGGCAAGACGTccgagctgctgagcacgccgacgccgttTCTCGAAGACTTCTTGCAGggcacgcccgtgctcCTGGACGGCCAGTCGCTCGAGACGTACGAGCGCCGACTGCGCGACCTGCTCTGGCAGTGGTACGTCCGCCAGGGCGAGTACCTCGCAGCGGCCCAgacgctggatgcgctggcgcacaCGGACACGTACGCCCTGCATCTgtatgagcgcatcgagtacctcgcgctcgcggtGGGCAACGCCAAGTCGGTGCGTCAGACGGCCGCGTACGATCTCGTCGGAttcgcgacgcagctcgaagaGGACCTGGAAGTCGCGCAAGTGCAGGCCAAGATCCTGAGCGCGCTCCCACccgtcgagacgctcgagctcgatgacacgcgcgagcatacgcgcgagacggcggcgctgctggatcgcTCGCTGATGGACATCACGACGCTGTACCGGCACGTGGCTGAGCCGTTTGGGCTCCTCgaggagcagctgctgatCCTGCACACGGCGCAGTACCATGACGCCAGTCTCGTCGCGTCGCTGTgggaggcgctcgtggcgcgcgaACACAATGCGAGTGCGCctgcgcaggcgcatcgcgccGTGGCCGCGCTCGTGACGGACGTGTacgtgcgcctcggcggctCGCACATTGCGTGTGCGGTCGACATTGTgctgtcgctgctggagcggTACGCGTACGATACGTATGtggtggcgcagctgggcgagcagccggcgccgtcgtcgctgcACTGGCACGCGTTTACGAAAGGCGCGGGGCTGCCGCCCGGatgggcgccgcgcgtcctgctcgaggcgggcgcgccgcctgaCGCCCTCTTCCACGTTCTGCAGGGCCTGCTCTCGACGGCGCCCGCACCGTGGAACACGCACACCGGCGTCGGATACCTCCTCCCCGACTTGGCCGACTTGGTCGACGCctggctgcgccgcgcggaGCACGACCGCCACGTGCGTTTCCCCGCACACGAAgtcgagcaggcgctgaacgacgccgtgctccagctcacgacgcgccgatTCACACGCAcagacgatgcgctggacgcacggatcgagcacatccaggcgctcgtccaccGCGTTCGTCGTCGCTTTTAG
- a CDS encoding leucine-carboxy methyltransferase, giving the protein MSGEPRLSLGRPYRRAQPDAVRATDADALLSRLSACRAGYLPPDAYADMLRGHAEAPHRPPIINIGTYLRASEVDAHVQHFIETGACGRPYTPAPRVQIVSLGAGSDTRFWRLRHARLARYVELDFPSTTSQKAAAIHAHPALRHALEDARVTADGLVSSPYVLLGIDIRTLPHGTWQRVATYLDPALPTLLLCECVLAYMDIEVANAALRACLATLPRASILSYDMCISSDTPHAAPTRFGQVMLQNLAARQLTLPGARGCTSTAAYVERFQHLAGSASHLECHAYTLRESWHQLGDEERRRVSMLERLDEVEELEMLLNHYCIAWIDRAIVQ; this is encoded by the coding sequence ATGTCAGGCGAGCCTCGCCTCTCGCTCGGACGGCCGTACCGACGGGCCCAGCcggacgccgtgcgcgcgacgGACGCAGATGCGCTCCTGTCCCGGCTGtcggcgtgtcgagcgGGATACCTGCCGCCTGACGCCTACGCCGACATGCTGCGGGgccatgccgaggcgcctcACCGTCCTCCGATCATCAATATCGGCACGTATCTGCGGGCCAGCGAGGTCGATGCACATGTACAGCACTTCATCGAGACTGGCGCTTGCGGGCGCCCCTACACGCCCGCACCGCGCGTCCAGATCGTCAGCCtcggcgccggcagcgacacgcgcttctggcgcctgcgtcacgcgcgcctcgccaGGTACGTCGAGCTCGACTTTccctcgacgacgtcgcaAAAAGCCGCCGCCATACACGCGCATCCAGCCCTccgccatgcgctcgaagaCGCACGCGTCACCGCAGACGGCCTCGTGTCGTCGCCGTACGTGCTCCTCGGCATCGACATCCGCACCCTCCCTCATGGCACGTGGCAACGAGTCGCCACGTACCTCGATCCAgcgctgccgacgctgctccTGTGCGAATGTGTGCTCGCCTACATGGACATCGAGGTGGCCAatgccgcgctgcgcgcgtgcctcgcgacCCTGCCCCGCGCCAGCATCCTCAGCTACGACATGTGCATCAGCAGCGACACACCCCACGCTGCGCCCACGCGCTTCGGCCAGGTCATGCTCCAAAACCTCGCTGCCCGCCAGCTCACGCTGCCGGGCGCACGGGGATGCACATCCACGGCCGCCTACGTCGAGCGCTTCCAGCACCTCGCCGGAAGCGCCTCCCACCTCGAGTGCCACGCCTATACGCTGCGCGAGTCATGGCACCAACTCGGGGACGAGGAAcgcaggcgcgtctcgatgctcgagcgtctcgacgaAGTCGAAGAACTCGAAATGCTGCTGAATCATTACTGCATTGCGTGGATAGATCGGGCTATTGTACAGTAG
- a CDS encoding solute carrier family 25 (mitochondrial carnitine/acylcarnitine transporter), member 20/29 — translation MSHEVRERVKGFVGGTVSGLTKLLVGHPFDTVKIRLQCDPGRYAGPIACLRSLVRHESVWAVYKGCVPPAIGWMVTDSVLLGSLHTYRRMLMRWHPQRERLPVALQGLAGVGAGWTNAFVTAPVELLKTKLQMQRARFSARAAEFTSTYDCARQVVRYTGVCGLWRALPATLLFRTSFGPMFASYDVCQRALGAWAQPYREGASWTYAWLVSPASVTFLAGGLAAEVFWFVGYPADVIKNRVMADSMHSPRYAGGVRGMCEAARDLWAPRDMPARERGLGGLPRRLRRIYTGYLTCAVRAFPTNAGALLAFETAMYLMR, via the coding sequence ATGTCCCACGAGGTTCGTGAGCGGGTCAAGGGGTTTGTGGGAGGCACGGTGTCGGGCCTGAccaagctgctggtggGGCATCCGTTTGATACGGTCAAGATCCGGCTGCAGTGTGATCCGGGTCGGTACGCGGGCCCGATCGCGTGCCTTCGCTCGCTTGTCCGGCACGAGTCGGTGTGGGCCGTGTACAAGGGCTGTGTGCCGCCGGCGATCGGGTGGATGGTGACGGACTCGGTCCTGCTGGGCTCGCTGCATACGTATCGGCGCATGCTGATGCGCTGGCATCCGCAGCGTGAGCGCCTGCcggtggcgctgcagggTCTGGCGGGGGTGGGCGCTGGATGGACGAATGCGTTTGTCACGGCGCcggtcgagctgctcaagaccAAGTTGCAgatgcagcgtgcgcgcttttcggcgcgtgcggccGAGTTCACGAGCACGTATGACTGTGCGCGCCAGGTCGTGCGGTACACGGGCGTGTGTGGCCTGTGGCGCGCCTtgcctgcgacgctgctgtTCCGCACGAGCTTTGGGCCGATGTTTGCGTCGTACGACGTGTGTCAGAgggcgctgggcgcgtGGGCGCAGCCGTACCGCGagggcgcgtcgtggacgtATGCGTGGCTCGTATCGCCTGCGAGTGTCACGTTCTTGGCCGGGGGCCTGGCGGCGGAGGTGTTTTGGTTCGTCGGCTACCCGGCGGATGTGATCAAGAACCGCGTCATGGCCGACTCGATGCATTCGCCGCGCTATGCGGGTGGCGTGCGGGGTATGTGCGAAGCCGCGCGGGACCTGTGGGCCCCACGGGACATGCCTGCccgcgagcgcggcctTGGGGGCCTGCCGAGGCGTCTGCGGCGCATCTACACGGGCTACCTGAcgtgcgctgtgcgtgcgttTCCCACGAATGCAGGTGCGCTGCTCGCCTTCGAGACGGCCATGTACCTGATGCGCTAG